In Cynocephalus volans isolate mCynVol1 chromosome 3, mCynVol1.pri, whole genome shotgun sequence, one DNA window encodes the following:
- the CDCA4 gene encoding cell division cycle-associated protein 4 isoform X1: MAQDTMFARGLKRKCVDHEEDVDGSLAGFKTVPSYSLQRQSLLDMSLVKLQLCHMLVEPNLCRSVLIANTVRQIQEEMTQDGMWRAVAPQSVARAPLDRLVSTELLCRSAREQEGEHPALELGPVSERPLVTSAQVPRSPQSSVWETDNPRENRGSFQKSLDQIFETLENKNPSSMEELFSDVDSSYYDLDTVLTGMMSGAKSGHCDTLEGFASAAAPPPSPSCKSELGELDHVVEILVET, encoded by the exons ATGGCACAG GACACGATGTTCGCGCGAGGACTGAAGAGGAAATGTGTTGACCATGAGGAAGATGTGGATGGATCCCTGGCTGGCTTTAAGACGGTCCCCTCCTACAGCCTGCAGCGGCAGTCGCTTCTGGACATGTCCCTGGTAAagctccagctctgccacatgcTAGTCGAGCCCAATCTCTGCCGTTCAGTGCTCATAGCCAACACGGTCCGGCAGATTCAGGAGGAGATGACCCAGGATGGGATGTGGCGGGCAGTGGCGCCCCAGAGTGTGGCGCGGGCCCCTCTTGACCGCCTGGTCTCCACAGAGCTCCTGTGTCGCTCGGCGAGGGAACAGGAGGGGGAGCATCCTGCTCTTGAGCTGGGCCCAGTGTCTGAACGTCCACTGGTCACCTCAGCACAGGTGCCGAGGAGCCCTCAGAGCAGCGTTTGGGAAACAGACAACCCTCGAGAAAATAGAGGAAGCTTTCAGAAGTCGCTAGATCAGATATTTGAAACACTGGAGAATAAAAACCCCAGTTCCATGGAAGAGCTGTTTTCAGATGTGGACAGTTCCTACTACGATCTGGACACGGTGCTGACAGGAATGATGAGTGGCGCCAAGTCTGGCCATTGTGACACGCTGGAGGGCTTTGCCTCAGCAgccgccccaccccccagccccagctgcaaGTCCGAGCTAGGTGAGCTGGACCACGTGGTGGAGATCCTGGTGGAGACCTGA
- the CDCA4 gene encoding cell division cycle-associated protein 4 isoform X2 has product MFARGLKRKCVDHEEDVDGSLAGFKTVPSYSLQRQSLLDMSLVKLQLCHMLVEPNLCRSVLIANTVRQIQEEMTQDGMWRAVAPQSVARAPLDRLVSTELLCRSAREQEGEHPALELGPVSERPLVTSAQVPRSPQSSVWETDNPRENRGSFQKSLDQIFETLENKNPSSMEELFSDVDSSYYDLDTVLTGMMSGAKSGHCDTLEGFASAAAPPPSPSCKSELGELDHVVEILVET; this is encoded by the coding sequence ATGTTCGCGCGAGGACTGAAGAGGAAATGTGTTGACCATGAGGAAGATGTGGATGGATCCCTGGCTGGCTTTAAGACGGTCCCCTCCTACAGCCTGCAGCGGCAGTCGCTTCTGGACATGTCCCTGGTAAagctccagctctgccacatgcTAGTCGAGCCCAATCTCTGCCGTTCAGTGCTCATAGCCAACACGGTCCGGCAGATTCAGGAGGAGATGACCCAGGATGGGATGTGGCGGGCAGTGGCGCCCCAGAGTGTGGCGCGGGCCCCTCTTGACCGCCTGGTCTCCACAGAGCTCCTGTGTCGCTCGGCGAGGGAACAGGAGGGGGAGCATCCTGCTCTTGAGCTGGGCCCAGTGTCTGAACGTCCACTGGTCACCTCAGCACAGGTGCCGAGGAGCCCTCAGAGCAGCGTTTGGGAAACAGACAACCCTCGAGAAAATAGAGGAAGCTTTCAGAAGTCGCTAGATCAGATATTTGAAACACTGGAGAATAAAAACCCCAGTTCCATGGAAGAGCTGTTTTCAGATGTGGACAGTTCCTACTACGATCTGGACACGGTGCTGACAGGAATGATGAGTGGCGCCAAGTCTGGCCATTGTGACACGCTGGAGGGCTTTGCCTCAGCAgccgccccaccccccagccccagctgcaaGTCCGAGCTAGGTGAGCTGGACCACGTGGTGGAGATCCTGGTGGAGACCTGA